TGTCACCATCCAGGCGCAGATTCTTGACCTGTTGAAAGATCTTAAGAAGAAGATTGGCATGAGCATCCTGCTGATCACGCACAACCTCGGCATCGTTGGCGACCTCGCCGACAACGTCGCCGTCATGTATGCGGGTCGCATCGTCGAGCAAGCGCCGGCGGCCACGCTCCTGCAAAAACCGCTGCATCCATACACGGTAGCGTTGATGCGCTCGATACCTCAACTCGGTGCGCATAGGGATCGGCTCCATTCGATTCCCGGCTCCGTGCCGGACGCCACACGGCTGCCGGCGGGCTGCAAGTTCCAAGCGCGTTGTGACCGCGCGCAAGATGACTGCACGCGCGACCCCGAGCCGCAACTCGTCGAAGCCGATGGCAGCGCGCGCCGCGTACGCTGTCCCTACTGGGATAAACCGGAGTTGAAGAGGACAATTCGATGAGCCTTGTCGAAATCAAAGGTCTCAAAACACATTTCCCCATCCGCGCAGGGGTCTTGCAGCGACCCATTGGCTGGGTGCGCGCTGTCGACGGCGTCAGCTTCGCGATCAACGAGGGTGAGACGGTGGGGCTAGTCGGGGAAAGTGGTTGCGGTAAAACCACGCTTGGAAGAACGATTCTACGATTGATCGAACCCACAGCGGGCGAGATTTGGTTCGATGGAAGTGACATTACCAAACTCAACGGCGCCGACACGAAGCCTTTCCGTCGCAAAGCGCAGATGATTTTCCAGGACCCATACGGTTCACTCAATCCGCGTATGACCGTCGGAACCATTATTGCCGAGCCGCTGCGCATTCACAAACTGTGTACCAATAAAAAGGCCGAGCGCGAACGCGTGGCAGAGTTGTTGCGCGCAGTGGGACTTTCTCCGGAGCATGCCAGGCGCTACCCGCACGAATTCAGCGGCGGCCAGCGGCAACGCATCGGCATCGCGCGTGCACTCGCCGTGGAACCAAAATTCATCGTATGTGATGAACCGGTCAGCGCGCTGGACGTCAGTGTGCAGGCACAGATTATCAACCTGCTCCAGGAACTTCAGGAAAAGCTCAAGCTCACCTACCTGTTCATCGCCCACGATCTGGCAGTGGTCGAACACATTAGTGATCGCGTTCTCGTCATGTACTACGGCAAACTCGTGGAGGAAGCCAGCGCTGACGAGATTTATACTCACCCCGTCCATCCCTACACGCAGGCCCTGCTATCGGCTGTCCCGACAGTCGACCCATCAAGAAGACACCAGCGGATCATCTGGCCACCCGAAGGCACGACACCAGAACAAGCCCGCGCTTTGCTTCAGGAGAAAAAACTCGATCGACGCGAAGTGCGACCGAATCACTGGGTGTTGCAGGAAGTTTCTTAATCCACGATTCGCGCGGCCAATTCTCGTGCCGCCGAAGCGAGAAGTTCTTCGGCTCTCTCCAGCGCCTCATCCAGTTCCATTCCCCGTTTCATCGTCGACAGAGCCACCTCGATTCCCTCGCGCTGGTAAATCTCCTCGAGAACATGCACGCTGCCAGCCAGCACTCCAACCTTCGCTCCATGTTTCGCCGCTAGTTTGGCGACACCGGACACGACTTTGCCGCGTAATGATTGGCCATCGAATCGACCTTCACCTGTAATAACCCAATCAGCGTCGGCAAGTTCCACGTCCATTCCATTCGCGTGAATGACTGTCTCGACGCCCTGCGTGAGACGCGCGTCCATAAATGCCAATGCGCCCCCGGCCAGCCCACCGGCCGCACCCGCGCCGGGGATGGTTACGATGTCTTTGCCCAGTTGTTCCTGCGCCACTCTCCCCAAGTGTTGCAACCCGGCGTCGAGTCGCTCGACCATTGCCGGTGTCGCGCCTTTTTGTGGACCAAACACGCGAGCGGCGCCGTGCTCGCCGCAGAGTGGATTGTCCACGTCGCAGAGAACTTCCACTACCGGAACCAGCAATTTACTCGGACGTTCGATCCGCGCAATCCGTTCCAACTCACCGCCACCGAAGCCGACAGATGTCCCCTGCGCATCCAGGAATCGCCAGCCAAATGCCATCGCTGCACCCACTCCGCCATCCACGGTGGCGCTGCCGCCAACTGCCAGCCAGATATGTTTCGCGCCGCGTTCAGTCGCGGCACGAATCAACTCGCCGGTTCCGTAGGTGGTTGTGACCAAAGGGTTGTGTTGCTCGGACTTTAGGAGGATCAAGCCACTTGCGTTTGCCATCGCAATGACGGCCATCGCTTCCTTTGGCAACCAGGCATACCGGGCAGTACAAGACATCCTGGGAAGTGGTCCCATGACTGGCAGGGAGATCCATTCACCCCCGAGTGTTGCCAGGAGAACTTCGTCCGTCCCGTCTCCGCCATCGGCCATCGGTTTCGTTACGACGTGCCATTCGGGCCGCACGGAGAGCAACGCATCGCGCACAATGTCACAGGCGCGGGGCGCGGTAAGGCTGCCTTTGAACTTGTCGAGCGCCACGATGATCTTCACGGCGCGATTATAGGACGGGAATGCTTACTGCGAAACCAGTTAATCAGCGCGGTGAGAAGACGTTTCCAGACCACGCTTGTAAGCCAGGATTCCCTTGGCGATGGCTTCTGCAAGGCGACTACGGTACTCGGGATTCATCACCTGTTGTTCATCGATCTGGTTCGTCAAAAAACCGCCCTCAATCAGGATCGCGGGACAATTGGCATCTCGCAACACCTCAAACCGCGCCCGCCGCACCCCACGGTCGGCCGCGCCGGTGGCGCTGAGCGCTGCGGCGTGCACACAATGCGCGAGCCAAACATTCCGTTCATCCCAACGATTGCCGGTTTGCGCGTCGTTGCGGCGACGCGCGTTGGCATCGTCCGTGGAGGCGCTACCGGCGGGCGTGAGGCAATACGTTTCGATCCCGTTCGCTGTCGGGCCACCAGAATTGAAGTGGATACTCACAAAAACATCACCACCGTGTGCCAGGCAAAAGGCTGGACGCCCCTCCAACGGCGTAGTGCTGTCCGTCTCCCGCGTCAACAGCACCCGCACGCCGGCATCGGCCAGGCGGCTGGCGACGTGACGGGCAACATCCAGCGTCCATTCCTTTTCCACATGCCCGCTCAAACCACGTGCACCGGTGTCCGCGCCGCCGTGACCAGGATCCAGGATGATCGTGCGTATCGACGTTTTCGTGGCTAAGGACGGCGGACGGAGAACGGGAGCGATGGTCTTACTTACATCGTCGGCGCGAATCCAAAGAGCCCCTCGTTGCGCGAGAACCGGTGCGCTTAGCCAATGGATGATCCCATTCAGATGAATATCGCGATGGTCCGCTTCGACCGCGAGTTCGGCGCTGCCGGTTCGGTAGTCGGCGCGGCTCACATTCTGGCTGCGGTCGTGCCCCAATTCATAGACCGATGCCAATTGACGGATGGCGACATATTGGCCACCAGACAGGCGATGTTGGGGAACAACTTGTGAGTCCGTGGAGGATCCGAGAGCGGCGCAGGCGAAGACCGAGACAATCAGTGCGTGTGGCCGGTGCATTGGCAGAGCCGTCGGTCTTTCCACAGGGCATAGGCCATGAGCAACGGCCCGGCAATGACCAGTGTCTGCGCGACAAATGGGCCAAGTTGAAACGCAGCAAACCGGCCGGTGGCATTCATGACCAAACCGGCCAACACCAGACAGAGAGGCATGGCATCCCGATGATGCCGCAAGCTCAGCAGGCAACCGCCCAGGCCAAATACCGCCGCCACACCCAGCACGAGCGCATCCATGATTCGACTCCAATGGATCCACGACAATACGGGAAAGAAAATCAGCACGATAGGCATGACCATGCAATGTACGGCACAGGTCGCTGACAACCAGATTCCCAGGCGATCCAGTTTCGCATGAGTGTGGGGCCGTGGCGAATCAGGGGAAGCAACCGGCTTCAGGGAAATGCGCTCACTTCCCATGTGCGGTTTGTAGACGGTTGGAGTTTCCGCGTTCATCGGGCGTCGATTTTTTCCGCGGTAAGTACGTAGAGACTGACCAGATAACCGTCCTGTTTGGTCTCCCCCACATTGAATTGTCCGCGAATCCGGATGACGTCGTCGTAGAATTTCGTGGTCTGACCCGGGGGCATCTTCACTACGACGATGTGATTCACGGCGGGCGGCTGACCGTAGCAGCAGCCCCACAGCGAGGGCACAAGGAGGAATTGCGTGATGTTCTTGACCTCGGTCAATGGCATCATGAAGCCGACCATCTCCACGTCCTTCTTGTCCAGTGCCTTAATAAAAGCCGGAATCGGCGTCTTGCCTTCCACGTACGTCCAGCTTTTCAACGTGTCAAACTCCAGCTTTTTATACCGTGGGTCAGTGTCCGCGGCAGCCGGCGCACCGTTCGCCACCTCCAGCTTCGCTTGCTTCCTCTGCAGAAGCTGTTGTTGAACCATGCTGGCCAGCCCCGGCAACAGCAGCAAACCGATCACCGCTGCCCCCATGCCGAAGGACTTCATCTGTTGTTTCTTAATTCCAATGCCCATGGACAATCGTTCCTAACTAGTCGGTGCAAGGTTCTTGGCAACATCGGTGCGATAGGCGCCCCATGCCGGCCCGAGCCCGCTGACGGCTCCTAATATAACGGCTACTGTGAGAATATACCATTCCAACGCCTGCATGTGAAATGCCGGAATAACAAATCCTGACGCCCGGTAAAGCGCCCCGTTTGCCGCCGCCACGACCAAATGCCCGCCAAGCAGGCCGGCCGCCGCGCCGACCACGCAAATGGTCATGGCCTCCAGCAGTACAATGGAGAAAATCGTGGCCCGGCGCGCACCCAGCGCGCGCAGAATGGCGATCTCGCGACGCCGTTCGCTCATCGAATTGTAGATCGATACGGCAATGGCCACGCCCGCGACGATTAAAACCAGGATTGCTTGAGCAAGGAGCAAACGATCAATATTGCCAACGATATCAAACAACTTGCGAATCTCGGCCGCCGGGAATGCCGCCATCGCGTCCTCGCGGTCGTTGATCTCGCGGTACAACGTCAACGCATGGATCGGGCTGCGTAACTTCAGCACAATCGACGAAACCTGGCCCGGATCCGGATCGTTATCTTTTTCCTCCGCCTTCGCCGGGGCGGTTGGCTGCCGGATCTCGTGTCCTTCGATGTGATAAAAACTATCAAGGTTGATATAGATCGCCCGGTCGGCGGCGGTACGCGTAGGCGCGAGAATACCGACAACCGTCCACGGATTCTCGGTGTGCTCCTTGGCTTCCGCCGACGGCTGCACACCGTGCGCGGCGATGAACGTCTGGCCGATTTGCAAACCCGTTTCACTGGCGACCGTCGCGCCAACCACCGCCTCGAATGGGCGGTTGACCGATGCATCTTCCGGGGCGGGTGCCGGTTTGACTTCTTCGCCACGCTCCTTGGCCTCGCGCTCCTTTGCCCGTTGCTCGGCTTCCTGAAACGCACCTTTTAACGCCGCTTCGGAAAAGTTGAAGATGCGCCCCGCCGCCAACTCGGGCCTGTGCCCCGGTTCAAATTCAAACTCTTTGAAAAACGCGTCGGTGGTGCCGACGATGCGAAAACCGTGAAAGTTGTCGCCCACCGAGAACGGCACCGCAAGCTTCACGCGCGGGTCGGCGCGCAACTGTTCAAACAACTTCCAGGAAATGTTCCCGGGCGAAATATCAAGGTTGTACACCGTGTTGAGCACCAACTGCAGCGGGCTACCCTTGGCGCCCACGACCATTTCATAGCCAAGTGTGCCCTGCTCAAACCGTTGCTGTACGCCCTGCTTGATTAGCACAATCGCCACCGCCAGGGCCACGCCCAGCGCCACTGACGTGCCGGTCAGCCAGGTGGCCAAGGCGCGCTGGCGCATGTTCTTCATCACGATTTTCATCAAATTCATCGCAAGTCCTCCAAACGGACGACATTTTCGAAACTCTTCATCACTTGCGGGTCGTGCGTGACCAATAGAAGCGTGTGGTTGCCTTCGGTACAGATCCGGCGAAGTAACTCCAACACCAACATACCGTTCTTCGCATCGAGACTGCCGGTGGGTTCATCGGCCAGCACCAGCGACGGCGCGTTGACCAGGGCGCGGGCAATGGCCACACGCTGCTGCTCGCCAACGGACATCGCACGCGGTTTATGATGCAGGCGATGTTCGAGGCCAACGCTCTTTAACAGTTGAATCGCGCGGTCCGCGCCGCCATCGCCACTGCCAAACATCTGACCCAGCAGCACGTTTTCCAGGGCGGTGAACCCTTGCAGCAGGTTAAATGATTGGAACACATACCCGATGTTGGCCGCGCGAAACCGGTCGCGCGCGGCCTCACTGAGTTTGGTCGGGTCAGTGCCGTTGACGGCGATCTCGCCCTCGTCCGGCAACAGAATGCCCGCAATCAGGTTGAGCAGTGTGCTCTTGCCCGAGCCGCTCTCACCCACCAACACCGCCTGTTCGCCCGCGCCCAGTTCAAATTGTCGCAGGCTGATTACTTCCAGTAAATTGCCGTCCGCTTCGCGGAAGCGTTTGCGCACATTGCGCAACGCCAGCACTGCACTTGTTGATTGTTCCATGGTGTTTGTCTTCCGCTATCGAAAATAAGTTATTCCAACCGTCAATGCAGGCCGGAAATTCCGTTCAGATAACCAACACAACAAGACTATGCCGGGGCGGTAGGTGGCGCACGACTGGGAGAGAACGAGAATGAACGGGCGGAATACGATACGGATTCGAAAACCTGCAGCGGTGTTTCCTGGAGAGAGCCGAAAACGAGCGGCACGATGGTCGGAACATCCGTAACCGCATTGAGCTGCCACTCACAGGCCGCGCAATCCCTTTGCCCGCGGACGTCCTGCGTGTGATGTTGGTGCACAGCACCAATGACCAGTGATACGCAGAGGTAGACAAGCAAAACGACGACGGTTGTGAAGCGGTACTTCATGTGAACACGAGTACATTGGCGGCAGCCGGTGCAAAAGTCAAATCTTTGCACAATGCGCAGGATCCAACGAACTTCATTCTCGTGGCTTCTTTAGAATGCATACCCGATCGAGCCGAAGATGCCGCGGCGTATACCGAATGCAGCGGCGTTGACGCCAACGCCACTGCCGTCGCGCAGTTCGTAAACATTATCGGTCACGTTCACGACGTCCAGCCGCGCTTTCAACGATTGTTTCTTGCCGACGTTGAAGCTTTGCTCAACACCGAGGTTCACCGAGTAGTAGGCTGGAACGGTCGCACCGTTGGGAACGCCGGGCGCGTCGGTCCGCAATCCACTGCCATAAAGCGCGTCCACATAGACCCGCGTGCCACCGATGGATTCCTTCCAAAAGTAAGACGCGCCGAAAGAACCGCTTACTGTCTGGTCGTGATCCAGATAAATCCAATGGGTTTTCACGTACGCCGCGTCGCCGGGATCGAACAGAAACTGCGACGAACTCCAGTTTTTACCCTGCGCCCTGGAAACCGCGACGTTGGCGTACATCGACAGCCCGTTGGTAATATACGACGTGGTGAATTCCACGCCATAAATCCGGCCCACGGCGTAGTTGAACGCGGAAGGAACGAGCGATTGTCCAAACAATCCGTCATCGAGTTGGTTGTGGGCGTACTTGTAATAGCCGTCAACGCCCCATTGCAACGGGGGCAATAATTTCTGGCTGATCCCCGCATCGAAATAATTCGCGCGCTCGGCTTTGACCGGACTGTCCGGCGCATTGGGGCCGGCCGGGGATTCGTTCGATGTGCCGTCGAATTTATTCACGCTGCTACCGGACACTGCCTCAAGCGGCGGCGGTGTGAAATACCGGGCGTATCCCGCGTGCAACGTCGTCGTATCCGTGATTTGATAGATGAGGTTGGCGCGCGGGCTGATCTGATTCTCGTCATCAAACGATGAATTGAAAACATCGAAGCGCGTGCCGTAATTGAGCGTCAGTTTGGGCACGATCTTCCATTCGTCCTGCAAATACACACCATAAAATTTACCGTGGAGTGTGTGATTGTCCACAATGGGAAACGCCGGTCCGTTCGGATTGAACGTGGCGGGGTCGGTGCTGTCCATCGGGAACACGGTCGTGGTCGAATCCGCGGAGACGGTTTCGTCCAGCAGCGTGAAGCCGAAGCGAATGGTGTGTTGATCGTTAATGAGATAGCTGGCATCGGCCTGCAGCCCACCGGAATATAGCTTCCGATTCACGTCGCTGGCCACGCCGTTGAAGAAAAGGTCGCCGCTCGTGTTGGGGTTGCCATTCATATCCGGAGTGAAATGCACACTGCTATCGCGGGCAAAAGCGGAGACCTGGAAATTCAGATCACCCGCCGATTTCTGATACGTCACCACACCGTAATAATTCTGCTCGTTCTGATTTTCATTCAACTTCGCTGAATCAAAAGCCAAGGGTCCGCCCGTTGAGTTCCACGGATCCCCCCCAGGCGCGGTCCCGACGGACAGCCCGGCTGTGTCGGGAATTTCAAAATCGCTGTAAGACGCGCTGCCGATGAGACTAATCCGGCTCGTATCGTCCAGGACGTAAGACAAGTATACGAACGACTTGCCTTGATCGGTGGTGTCGTGGATCGGCGTCGCGCTCGACGTGGGATTCTCGATGCCGATGCCGTTGTGATCATAACTGCCGTCAATGAAGTAGTTCACTTTTCCCTCCGAACCGCCATATTCAAAACTCGGACGCAACGTGTCGTAACTGCCGCCATACATTTCCACTTCGCCACCGTTCGCAAAGGCGCCGCTCTTGGTCTGGATGTCCACGACACCCGCCGTGCGGAAGCCGTATTGCGCCGGCAGCGCACCGGTGATGAGCCGCAAGCCGTCCACGAAGCGCGGATCGAGTTCCAACCCAAATCCTGTGATCCCTTCCGGCAAGAGCACATCGTTAATGCGATATTGCACGTTGGCGTGCTCGCCGCGCACGTGCAAATCTCCGCTCGCCTCCGAATCCTGGGCCACGCCCGGCGCCCGCAGGATCACTTGATTGAACGGCGCGTTGTCCCCTTGCGACTGCGATTCAATTTGTTCCTTGCTAACCGTATAGGCTGTCGCGCCCAAGTCCGGCGAAATCTGACTGCGTGCCTGGTCCAGTTTGCCATGGACTGTCACTACGGGCAGCGTGGTTACATTTGTGGAAGTTGCTGAATTCACGGGCGTGGATGGGACTGTCGGATCGTTGGTTTGGGCCATCAGTGTACGAATGCGGACGGAAAGAACTGCCATAACAAAGATAAAGCATAACTTGAAGTTTGATTTCATTTCCAATTCCAATTGCGTTCATAAAGTTCCTCTCCTGATTTGACAGGCCGATAGGCCTGGAATGGAAGCAGGAGGAACCCTCCCATTCGGGTTGATGAGGGTCGCGCCCGTGACGCAGAATTTTCTAGAATGCGCCGGGTATCCGGGTCGTAAACAGATATACAACCCGTCTCTTGATAGAGACTGCGAGCGCGACCCGAATTTCTACGTTATGTCGAGACGGCAGGAGGGGCACGACTGGGGGAGAAGGAAAACGAAGGTGCGGAATAGGAAATGAAATCGAAGACCTGCAGCGGTGTTTCCAGAAGAGAGCCGAAAATGAGCGGCAAAATATCCGGAACGTCCGTAACCGCGTTGAGTTGCCACTGGCAGGCTGCGCAATCGTCGTGGTCGCCGACGGGGCACCGCTCGTGTTCATGATGGTGCACTTCGCCAACAAACAGCGCCACGCTCAAGTAGAGCAGGCAAACCACGACAGTTGTGAAACGATGCCTCATTACGCCGGCGGGAATCTGAACTTGTGCCAGGTAAATGTCAAGAGGCGGACAACCGAAGCTCTGCGCGCACAAGGCCTTCGCTCGCGGAATGCTTCATACGGAATTTCAGCTTTTCACAGACCGCTTGCATGCCGAGGTTCTCGGGAAGAATCTCGGCGGTGATGCGTTTAAGCCCTTCTTCCCGGCCAACCCGCACCAGCTTCCGCAGCAATTCCGTGCCCAGTCCGCGGCGCTGGTAGTTGTCGCTGATGAGCATGGAGAATTGTGCCGCATCCGTCCCGGTTTCCCGGCTCAAACGAGCGACGCCGAGAATGTTGCGTTTCTTCGTCGGCGAATCGTCGTACTCCGCCACCAGCGCAATCTCGCGATCATAGTCGTTGAAGCAAATGCGCGTGAGCCGGTCGTGGGCGACGCGCTGACCGAGCGCGATCATGTGGAAATAACGCAGGTACACACTTTCTTCCGATAGAGAATGATGGAACTCCACCATCAGCGGCTCGTCCTCGGGACGAATGGGACGGATGGTGATTGGCATGCCGTCCTTCGTTTTGCCTGTGCTGACGTATTGTCTTGGATAGGGTCGAATCGCAAGTTTTGGCAGGCTGTCTTCGGTGATGCCGGGCTCATGCAACACGACGCGCGCGTCGAGCGCGACCAGCCGCTCGGGCGATGCAAGCAACGGATTGATGTCGATTTCCTTGATCCAGCGCTGTTCGACCACGAGCTGGCTGAAGCGCACCAGCAACTGCTCCAGCGTCGCGAGATCTACCGGCGGACGCCCGCGTACACCTTTCAATGCCGTGAAGATGCGGGTTCGCTCCATCCAGCGGCGCGCGAGCGTGACATTCAACGGCGGCAGGGCGAGCGCGCGGTCTTTGAAAACTTCAACGAGTTCCCCGCCCGCACCGAACAACAGCACCGGACCGAACTGCGGGTCGAGGCTGCTGCCGAGGATCAATTCGTAACCATCGAGTTTGATCATCGCTTGCACGGTCACGCCGAGGAAGTGTTTCGCTCCGGCCTTTTCGATGACTGATTTTTTGATCGCGGC
This genomic stretch from Verrucomicrobiia bacterium harbors:
- a CDS encoding ATP-binding cassette domain-containing protein; this encodes MSLVEIKGLKTHFPIRAGVLQRPIGWVRAVDGVSFAINEGETVGLVGESGCGKTTLGRTILRLIEPTAGEIWFDGSDITKLNGADTKPFRRKAQMIFQDPYGSLNPRMTVGTIIAEPLRIHKLCTNKKAERERVAELLRAVGLSPEHARRYPHEFSGGQRQRIGIARALAVEPKFIVCDEPVSALDVSVQAQIINLLQELQEKLKLTYLFIAHDLAVVEHISDRVLVMYYGKLVEEASADEIYTHPVHPYTQALLSAVPTVDPSRRHQRIIWPPEGTTPEQARALLQEKKLDRREVRPNHWVLQEVS
- a CDS encoding glycerate kinase gives rise to the protein MKIIVALDKFKGSLTAPRACDIVRDALLSVRPEWHVVTKPMADGGDGTDEVLLATLGGEWISLPVMGPLPRMSCTARYAWLPKEAMAVIAMANASGLILLKSEQHNPLVTTTYGTGELIRAATERGAKHIWLAVGGSATVDGGVGAAMAFGWRFLDAQGTSVGFGGGELERIARIERPSKLLVPVVEVLCDVDNPLCGEHGAARVFGPQKGATPAMVERLDAGLQHLGRVAQEQLGKDIVTIPGAGAAGGLAGGALAFMDARLTQGVETVIHANGMDVELADADWVITGEGRFDGQSLRGKVVSGVAKLAAKHGAKVGVLAGSVHVLEEIYQREGIEVALSTMKRGMELDEALERAEELLASAARELAARIVD
- a CDS encoding N-acetylmuramoyl-L-alanine amidase, giving the protein MHRPHALIVSVFACAALGSSTDSQVVPQHRLSGGQYVAIRQLASVYELGHDRSQNVSRADYRTGSAELAVEADHRDIHLNGIIHWLSAPVLAQRGALWIRADDVSKTIAPVLRPPSLATKTSIRTIILDPGHGGADTGARGLSGHVEKEWTLDVARHVASRLADAGVRVLLTRETDSTTPLEGRPAFCLAHGGDVFVSIHFNSGGPTANGIETYCLTPAGSASTDDANARRRNDAQTGNRWDERNVWLAHCVHAAALSATGAADRGVRRARFEVLRDANCPAILIEGGFLTNQIDEQQVMNPEYRSRLAEAIAKGILAYKRGLETSSHRAD
- a CDS encoding MerC domain-containing protein, producing MNAETPTVYKPHMGSERISLKPVASPDSPRPHTHAKLDRLGIWLSATCAVHCMVMPIVLIFFPVLSWIHWSRIMDALVLGVAAVFGLGGCLLSLRHHRDAMPLCLVLAGLVMNATGRFAAFQLGPFVAQTLVIAGPLLMAYALWKDRRLCQCTGHTH
- a CDS encoding DUF3299 domain-containing protein — protein: MGIGIKKQQMKSFGMGAAVIGLLLLPGLASMVQQQLLQRKQAKLEVANGAPAAADTDPRYKKLEFDTLKSWTYVEGKTPIPAFIKALDKKDVEMVGFMMPLTEVKNITQFLLVPSLWGCCYGQPPAVNHIVVVKMPPGQTTKFYDDVIRIRGQFNVGETKQDGYLVSLYVLTAEKIDAR
- a CDS encoding FtsX-like permease family protein, with protein sequence MNLMKIVMKNMRQRALATWLTGTSVALGVALAVAIVLIKQGVQQRFEQGTLGYEMVVGAKGSPLQLVLNTVYNLDISPGNISWKLFEQLRADPRVKLAVPFSVGDNFHGFRIVGTTDAFFKEFEFEPGHRPELAAGRIFNFSEAALKGAFQEAEQRAKEREAKERGEEVKPAPAPEDASVNRPFEAVVGATVASETGLQIGQTFIAAHGVQPSAEAKEHTENPWTVVGILAPTRTAADRAIYINLDSFYHIEGHEIRQPTAPAKAEEKDNDPDPGQVSSIVLKLRSPIHALTLYREINDREDAMAAFPAAEIRKLFDIVGNIDRLLLAQAILVLIVAGVAIAVSIYNSMSERRREIAILRALGARRATIFSIVLLEAMTICVVGAAAGLLGGHLVVAAANGALYRASGFVIPAFHMQALEWYILTVAVILGAVSGLGPAWGAYRTDVAKNLAPTS
- a CDS encoding ABC transporter ATP-binding protein gives rise to the protein MEQSTSAVLALRNVRKRFREADGNLLEVISLRQFELGAGEQAVLVGESGSGKSTLLNLIAGILLPDEGEIAVNGTDPTKLSEAARDRFRAANIGYVFQSFNLLQGFTALENVLLGQMFGSGDGGADRAIQLLKSVGLEHRLHHKPRAMSVGEQQRVAIARALVNAPSLVLADEPTGSLDAKNGMLVLELLRRICTEGNHTLLLVTHDPQVMKSFENVVRLEDLR
- a CDS encoding TonB-dependent receptor, which produces MKSNFKLCFIFVMAVLSVRIRTLMAQTNDPTVPSTPVNSATSTNVTTLPVVTVHGKLDQARSQISPDLGATAYTVSKEQIESQSQGDNAPFNQVILRAPGVAQDSEASGDLHVRGEHANVQYRINDVLLPEGITGFGLELDPRFVDGLRLITGALPAQYGFRTAGVVDIQTKSGAFANGGEVEMYGGSYDTLRPSFEYGGSEGKVNYFIDGSYDHNGIGIENPTSSATPIHDTTDQGKSFVYLSYVLDDTSRISLIGSASYSDFEIPDTAGLSVGTAPGGDPWNSTGGPLAFDSAKLNENQNEQNYYGVVTYQKSAGDLNFQVSAFARDSSVHFTPDMNGNPNTSGDLFFNGVASDVNRKLYSGGLQADASYLINDQHTIRFGFTLLDETVSADSTTTVFPMDSTDPATFNPNGPAFPIVDNHTLHGKFYGVYLQDEWKIVPKLTLNYGTRFDVFNSSFDDENQISPRANLIYQITDTTTLHAGYARYFTPPPLEAVSGSSVNKFDGTSNESPAGPNAPDSPVKAERANYFDAGISQKLLPPLQWGVDGYYKYAHNQLDDGLFGQSLVPSAFNYAVGRIYGVEFTTSYITNGLSMYANVAVSRAQGKNWSSSQFLFDPGDAAYVKTHWIYLDHDQTVSGSFGASYFWKESIGGTRVYVDALYGSGLRTDAPGVPNGATVPAYYSVNLGVEQSFNVGKKQSLKARLDVVNVTDNVYELRDGSGVGVNAAAFGIRRGIFGSIGYAF